Proteins encoded together in one Plectropomus leopardus isolate mb chromosome 19, YSFRI_Pleo_2.0, whole genome shotgun sequence window:
- the bhlha15 gene encoding class A basic helix-loop-helix protein 15, translating to MKSKGKAVKLSRRTWSDPEPELEPDTEPGSSEQEGSEASVRIGGSWRGSLRAGEGKRPGGGGRRRRQRGSSSKERSVRRLESNERERQRMHKLNNAFQALREAIPHVKTDKKLSKIETLTLAKNYIKALTTIVVDMSGACLPTGGGVPSEASAAKLLQCYQHHLEEEGEDDLTQYLTHMHSFSQGS from the coding sequence ATGAAGTCCAAAGGGAAGGCAGTGAAACTCTCCAGGAGGACCTGGTCTGACCCCGAGCCTGAACTGGAACCAGACACAGAGCCGGGCTCCAGTGAGCAGGAGGGCTCCGAGGCTTCAGTCCGGATTGGCGGCTCCTGGAGGGGGTCACTGAGGGCCGGGGAAGGCAAGCGTCCAGGAGGTGGAGGCCGTCGGCGTAGGCAACGCGGCTCCAGCAGCAAGGAACGCAGCGTCCGGCGACTGGAGAGCAATGAGCGTGAACGCCAGCGAATGCACAAACTCAACAACGCCTTCCAGGCACTGCGAGAGGCCATCCCCCACGTCAAGACCGACAAGAAGCTGTCAAAGATTGAGACACTCACCCTGGCCAAGAACTACATCAAGGCCCTCACCACCATTGTGGTGGACATGTCTGGGGCCTGCCTGCCCACCGGCGGGGGTGTCCCTTCAGAGGCCAGTGCTGCCAAGCTGCTGCAGTGCTACCAGCAtcacctggaggaggagggggaggacgACCTCACCCAGTACCTCACCCACATGCACAGCTTCAGCCAGGGCAGCTAA
- the tecpr1a gene encoding LOW QUALITY PROTEIN: tectonin beta-propeller repeat-containing protein 1 (The sequence of the model RefSeq protein was modified relative to this genomic sequence to represent the inferred CDS: inserted 1 base in 1 codon): MPVSLLWAVDVYGRVYSLSTAGALWEQCRDAQMEFKRVTAARQCCWGIACDNNIYLNVHASDLPVXYQEETYENQRWNPVDGFSERLLPSDRWQWSDVTGLQHQPLDGFQLPSGSWEWEGDWYVDENFEGEPTEKGGWSYAIDFPATYTKDKKWNSCVRRRRWLRYRRYKAMDTWAKIPSQQTSLPDPFSDISCGGWDISEEPRGRLSLWAVSLQGKVWFREGICHHSPEGSVWDEVSLPGEVIQISCGPGDLVWAVLWEGQLIVREGINRDCPAGTSWAVVDSPSPDVGATHVAVGVNVVWALTKDNKVWFRRGVNSHNPCGSGWISMVGEMIMINVGLNDQVLAISCEDRAVYFRQGVTSSELSGKTWKAISVPRDGDRSHSSASASSLQSAGCFFSGEVRAPSVASDVESDTDRGPTDRASHPVSSTSPQSFADAPTDQPVDAPKPRIPKVTSDSFISELVSDREPGKSSRENAPAVLEEEPVPGGEEEVKAISHSQSGAPLDPQWSNVDLEEAQVQQVQAGGAAVDSADTCSLSSVATYTLTMEDLYGADEHPLWAWVSAGGCSVDSHSQLSWFNCSINAASLVQSVQSMSLSVSPAQTAAWKRQIFEQLSERTKREMDNFRHYEQAIEQSVWVKKGTMQWWRDWKPHKWIDVHFALEQFSGPEGNKDGILFIYYNFYEEKKYLHAFINEITILVPVLSDSKHTFAVYTPERTKQRWPIRLAAATELEMHDWLALLSMSCCDSRGIQGPPSKQAMWSVTCKGDIFVCEPSPALEAMPYPTPCDQLFWRQVGGHLRVVECNSVGIVWGIGYDHTAWVYTGGYGGGFFQGLASSTDNIYTQVDVKSVYIYENQRWNPVTGYTNRGLPTDRYMWSDASGLHECTKTNTKPPSPQWTWVSDWSVDYSVSGGTDREGWQYAADFPASYHGYKTLKDFVRRRRWARKCKLTTTGPWQEVPPISLSDVTILPCAAQSNVDVVPLWAISNKGDVLCRLGVTTLTPAGSSWLHVGTDQPFKSISIGAASQVWAIAKDGSAFYRGSVSAQSPAGDCWYHIPSPSKQKLKQVSVGRTSVCTVDENGNLWYRQGVTPSYPQGSSWEHISNNVRKVSVGPLDQVWIIADKVQGSQSLSCGTVCHRLGVQPMEPKGQSWDYGIGGGWDHITVRGNSMEPPRVRLPSVTGPAPVRNTEVNGNAAGCSTHT, from the exons ATGCCTGTCTCCCTGCTGTGGGCGGTGGATGTGTACGGGCGGGTCTACAGCCTGTCCACGGCGGGGGCGCTGTGGGAGCAGTGCCGTGATGCTCAGATGGAGTTCAAGAGAGTGACGGCGGCTCGGCAGTGCTGCTGGGGCATCGCCTGCGACAACAACATCTACCTGAACGTCCACGCCTCGGACCTGCCCG CGTATCAGGAGGAGACCTACGAGAACCAG cGCTGGAATCCAGTCGACGGTTTCTCAGAGCGTTTGCTGCCCAGCGACCGTTGGCAGTGGAGTGATGTCACGGGTCTGCAGCACCAGCCCCTGGACGGTTTCCAGCTCCCCTCTGGCAGCTGGGAGTGGGAGGGCGACTGGTATGTGGACGAAAACTTTGAGGGCGAGCCCACAGAGAAAGGG GGGTGGAGCTACGCCATCGACTTCCCCGCCACCTACACCAAAGACAAGAAGTGGAACTCGTGTGTCCGTCGGCGGCGGTGGCTCCGATACAGAAGATACAAAGCTATGGACACCTGGGCCAAG atcCCGTCACAGCAGACATCTCTACCAGATCCTTTCAGTGACATTAGCTGTGGAGGCTGGGACATCAGCGAGGAGCCCAGAGGACGCCTGTCACTGTGGGCCGTGTCCCTGCAGGgcaag GTGTGGTTTCGAGAGGGTATCTGTCACCACAGTCCCGAGGGCTCAGTGTGGGACGAGGTGTCTCTCCCCGGGGAGGTGATCCAGATTAGCTGTGGTCCCGGGGACCTTGTGTGGGCCGTGCTTTGGGAGGGGCAGCTCATTGTCAGGGAGGGCATCAACAGAGACTGCCCAGCAG GTACATCCTGGGCCGTGGTGGACTCTCCCAGTCCTGATGTTGGAGCCACACATGTCGCTGTGGGAGTCAACGTCGTCTGGGCTCTGACCAAGGACAACAAG GTTTGGTTCAGACGCGGCGTGAACTCACACAACCCCTGTGGCTCGGGCTGGATCAGCATGGTAGGAGAAATGATCATGATCAACGTAGGACTCAACGATCAG GTGTTGGCGATCAGCTGTGAGGATCGGGCGGTGTACTTCAGACAAGGTGTGACCTCCAGTGAGCTGAGCGGGAAAACATGGAAGGCCATCAGCGTCCCCCGAGACGGAGACCGATCTCACTCCAGTGCCAGCGCCAGCAGTCTGCAGAG cGCTGGATGTTTCTTCAGCGGCGAGGTGCGTGCTCCTTCAGTAGCCAGCGACGTGGAGTCAGACACGGACAGAGGACCTACAGACCGAGCCAGCCATCCCGTCTCCTCCACGTCCCCTCAGTCCTTTGCTGACGCCCCCACAGACCAACCTGTAGATGCCCCCAAACCCCGCATCCCCAAAGTGACCAGTGACAGCTTCATCTCTGAGCTGGTCTCTGACAGAGAGCCAGGAAAGAGCTCCAGAGAGAACGCTCCAGCTGTCCTGGAGGAGGAGCCCGTCcctggaggagaagaagaggtcAAAGCCATCTCCCACAGCCAGTCTGGAGCTCCTTTGGACCCCCAGTGGAGTAACGTGGATCTGGAGGAGGCGCAGGTCCAGCAGGTCCAGGCCGGAGGAGCAGCGGTGGACTCAGCGGACACCTGCAGCCTGTCATCAGTGGCCACGTACACTCTGACCATGGAGGATCTGTACGGAGCAGACGAGCACCCTCTGTGGGCGTGGGTCAGTGCAGGCGGCTGCTCCGTGGACTCCCACTCCCAACTCAGCTGGTTCAACTGCTCCATCAACGCTGCAT CTTTGGTCCAGTCAGTCCAGTCCATGAGCCTGTCTGTGAGTCCGGCTCAGACGGCAGCCTGGAAGAGACAAATCTTTGAGCAGCTCAGCGAGAGGACCAAGAGAGAGATGGATAACTTCAGACACTATGAACAAGCCATAGAACAG TCTGTGTGGGTGAAGAAGGGGACCATGCAGTGGTGGAGGGACTGGAAGCCCCACAAGTGGATTGATGTTCACTTTGCCCTGGAGCAGTTCTCAGGACCCGAGGGCAACAAGGACGGCATCCTCTTCATCTACTACAACTTCTACGAGGAGAAGAAG TATCTGCACGCCTTCATCAACGAAATCACCATTCTGGTTCCTGTGCTCAGCGACTCCAAACACACGTTTGCCGTGTACACTCCTGAGCGCACCAAACAGAGGTGGCCCATCAGACTGGCGGCAGCCACAGAGCTCGAGATGCATGACTGG CTGGCATTGTTGAGCATGTCGTGCTGCGACTCCAGGGGGATCCAGGGTCCTCCGTCCAAACAGGCCATGTGGTCGGTCACCTGTAAAGGAGACATCTTTGTGTGTGAGCCGTCTCCTGCTCTGGAGGCCATGCCGTACCCCACACCCTGTGACCAACT GTTCTGGCGTCAGGTCGGAGGTCACCTCCGTGTGGTGGAGTGTAACAGTGTGGGCATTGTGTGGGGGATCGGCTACGACCACACGGCATGGGTCTACACTGGGGGCTATGGAGGAGGATTCTTCCAGGGCCTGGCCAGCAGCACAGACAACATCTACACACAGGTGGACGTCAAGAGTGTCTACATCTACGAGAACCAGAGGTGGAACCCCGTCACTGGATACACCAACAG AGGGCTGCCTACAGACCGCTACATGTGGAGTGATGCATCAGGACTACATGAatgcacaaagacaaacactaaACCCCCCTCCCCTCAGTGGACATGG gtGTCTGACTGGTCTGTGGACTACAGCGTCTCCGGGGGGACGGACAGAGAGGGATGGCAGTATGCAGCTGATTTTCCAGC GTCTTATCACGGatataaaacactgaaggacttTGTGCGTCGCAGGCGGTGGGCCAG GAAGTGTAAACTGACCACCACAGGACCCTGGCAGGAAGTTCCTCCCATCTCTCTGAGTGATGTCACCATCCTGCCATGTGCAGCTCAGAGCAATGTGGATGTGGTTCCTCTGTGGGCCATCAGCAACAAGGGAGACGTGCTCTGCAGACTGGGAGTCACCACGCTCACACCTGCT GGGTCCTCGTGGCTGCATGTGGGAACCGATCAACCTTTCAAGTCCATCTCCATCGGAGCTGCCAGCCAGGTCTGGGCCATCGCCAAGGACGGCTCTGCCTTCTACAGGGGGTCGGTGTCTGCACAGAGTCCAGCAG GAGACTGTTGGTACCACATCCCATCCCCATCCAAACAGAAGCTGAAGCAGGTGTCTGTTGGGAGGACGTCAGTCTGCACTGTGGATGAAAATG GTAACCTGTGGTACCGTCAGGGTGTGACCCCCAGCTACCCTCAGGGCTCCTCCTGGGAGCACATCTCCAACAACGTACGCAAAGTCTCAGTGGGGCCTCTGGACCAG GTTTGGATCATAGCAGACAAGGTTCAGGGCAGCCAGAGTCTGAGCTGTGGGACCGTCTGTCATCGACTCGGAGTCCAACCCATGGAGCCCAAAGGACAGTCCTGGGACTACGGCATCGGg GGTGGATGGGATCACATCACGGTGAGAGGGAACTCTATGGAGCCGCCTCGTGTCCGTCTGCCCTCTGTGACAGGCCCCGCCCCTGTCAGGAACACCGAGGTCAACGGCAATGCTGCGGgatgctccacacacacatga